A genomic window from Nitrospirota bacterium includes:
- a CDS encoding SPFH domain-containing protein, which yields MGGFNGVIFLFLLILFVLFLVVSFASNEEVRRKAKVLLSRAGGEGTSGDFAGKLKSMGTGRGGRIAVYAVLAIALLWGGLTSFVAVDPEEVGVVLRFGKYVRTIDPGLNVVAPFGVEKVTKVPVERQLKEEFGFRTVSADTRTRFSEQDFSGGYVP from the coding sequence ATGGGTGGTTTTAACGGAGTCATCTTTCTTTTTCTGCTGATTCTGTTTGTGTTGTTCCTCGTCGTCTCCTTTGCCTCGAACGAGGAGGTGAGGAGAAAGGCGAAGGTTCTTTTGTCGAGAGCGGGCGGAGAGGGGACGTCCGGGGACTTCGCGGGCAAGCTCAAGAGCATGGGAACGGGGCGGGGCGGGCGCATTGCGGTTTACGCAGTGCTCGCCATAGCCCTCTTATGGGGAGGGCTGACCTCTTTTGTCGCCGTGGACCCGGAAGAAGTGGGAGTGGTGCTCCGCTTCGGAAAATACGTGCGTACGATAGACCCCGGCCTTAACGTGGTCGCCCCTTTCGGGGTGGAGAAGGTCACCAAGGTGCCCGTGGAGCGCCAGCTGAAGGAGGAATTCGGCTTCAGGACCGTTTCCGCCGACACCCGCACCAGGTTCTCCGAGCAGGATTTCAGCGGGGGATACGTTCCGTGA
- the hflK gene encoding FtsH protease activity modulator HflK produces MNEAVVREIVGDRSVNELLTIGRTEIASTATKMLQNLCDQYENGIQVDQVVLQDVTPPEPVKAAFNEVNEAQQERERMINEAQSEYNKIIPKARGDAARTIEEAMGYSTERINRAKGEAARFKAVFAEYRRAPRVTRSRIYLETMEKVLPRLGKKLVTDRETTGILPLFKLDTEGTERK; encoded by the coding sequence ATGAACGAGGCGGTCGTGCGCGAGATAGTTGGAGACCGGAGCGTCAACGAGCTGCTGACCATCGGGCGCACGGAGATAGCCAGCACGGCGACCAAGATGCTGCAGAACCTCTGCGACCAGTACGAAAACGGCATACAGGTGGACCAGGTGGTGCTGCAGGACGTGACCCCGCCGGAGCCGGTTAAAGCCGCCTTTAACGAGGTGAACGAGGCTCAGCAGGAGCGCGAGCGCATGATAAACGAGGCGCAGTCCGAGTACAACAAGATAATACCCAAGGCCCGGGGCGACGCGGCGAGGACTATCGAGGAGGCCATGGGCTACTCCACGGAACGCATAAACCGCGCAAAGGGGGAGGCGGCGCGCTTCAAAGCCGTGTTTGCCGAGTACCGGCGGGCCCCCAGGGTTACAAGGAGCCGCATCTATCTTGAGACCATGGAGAAAGTGCTTCCGCGTCTGGGGAAGAAACTTGTAACGGACAGGGAGACCACGGGGATACTTCCCCTGTTCAAGCTCGATACGGAGGGGACCGAACGGAAATGA
- the hflC gene encoding protease modulator HflC encodes MKRAGVVVLLIIAGVALLALGSALFVVHETEQVIITQFGKPVGEPIREPGIHVKVPFLQKANYFDKRFLEWDGDANQLPTKDKRFIWVDTYARWRIVDPLLFFQRLRDERGAQSRLDDILDGQTRNAVANHKLAEIVRATDRELQFGDLVEDTMKAESQVEVKYGRNYITRKIIESAAPSLEHLGIELLDLRLKRVNYVEEVREKIFDRMRSERKRIAEKFRSEGQGEAARIRGQRERDLRKIRSEAFRKAEEIKGKADAEATAIYASAYDQSPESRDFFQFLKTMETYSEVLGGDDWLVLSTEGDFFRFLEGASGGK; translated from the coding sequence ATGAAGAGGGCCGGTGTGGTCGTCCTACTGATAATCGCGGGAGTGGCGCTTCTCGCGCTCGGGTCCGCCCTGTTCGTCGTTCATGAGACGGAGCAGGTGATCATTACCCAGTTCGGGAAACCCGTCGGGGAGCCCATCCGGGAGCCGGGCATACACGTGAAAGTTCCTTTCCTTCAGAAGGCCAATTATTTCGACAAGAGGTTTCTTGAATGGGACGGGGATGCCAATCAGCTCCCCACAAAGGACAAGCGGTTCATCTGGGTGGACACCTACGCGAGGTGGAGGATTGTTGACCCCCTGTTGTTTTTCCAGCGCTTGCGCGACGAACGCGGAGCCCAGAGCAGGCTTGACGACATACTGGACGGGCAGACCCGCAACGCGGTTGCCAACCACAAACTCGCCGAGATAGTGCGCGCCACCGACCGGGAGCTGCAGTTCGGGGACTTGGTGGAGGACACTATGAAGGCGGAGTCCCAGGTGGAGGTCAAGTACGGCAGGAACTACATAACCCGCAAGATAATAGAAAGCGCCGCTCCGAGCCTGGAGCACCTCGGCATAGAGCTCCTGGACCTCAGGTTGAAGCGGGTGAACTATGTCGAAGAGGTGAGGGAAAAGATATTCGACCGCATGCGGTCCGAGCGGAAGCGTATTGCGGAGAAGTTCCGCTCCGAGGGCCAGGGTGAGGCCGCCCGGATACGCGGACAGCGCGAACGGGACCTGCGGAAGATACGCTCGGAGGCCTTCCGCAAGGCCGAAGAGATCAAGGGGAAGGCCGACGCGGAGGCCACCGCCATCTACGCCTCGGCCTACGACCAGAGCCCCGAGTCGCGCGATTTCTTCCAGTTTTTAAAGACCATGGAGACATACTCGGAGGTCCTCGGCGGGGACGACTGGCTCGTCCTGTCCACCGAGGGCGACTTCTTCCGTTTCCTCGAGGGCGCCTCGGGCGGCAAGTAA